The Mesorhizobium sp. M1D.F.Ca.ET.043.01.1.1 genome contains a region encoding:
- a CDS encoding SPASM domain-containing protein, whose translation MSHASHLGLEDFKRCLARVPTSVDIGFAGYSEPWLNPDCTEMVEHAFAKGHGIRIFTTLVGMNGQDLQRLQALRLGVFVVHVFDDGTYMNSRLVGDKYRDLVRQLVDADIPLIRFVALGEPHPDIADIIPTEALIKARPVSSRGGSVDPKIVAPRQPVLGALTCVDERQYRNVLLPNGDVTLCSMDFERSHVLGNLLYEGYSDLFEKPVFREIVDRMNGADGFLLCRMCEFADPNDRTWADAGREGVPGNADGPTTNAPARDAIVFSREARQWASTTSKGVFGFQPSLSACLP comes from the coding sequence GTGTCTCATGCGAGTCATCTGGGTCTTGAAGATTTCAAGCGGTGTCTGGCCCGCGTACCGACTTCCGTCGACATTGGTTTTGCGGGATACTCCGAACCTTGGCTCAATCCGGACTGCACCGAAATGGTGGAGCACGCCTTCGCCAAAGGCCATGGCATCAGGATTTTTACGACGCTGGTGGGAATGAACGGGCAGGACCTGCAGCGATTGCAAGCCTTGCGCTTGGGCGTATTCGTGGTCCATGTTTTCGATGACGGCACCTACATGAACAGCCGCCTGGTCGGAGACAAGTATCGCGATCTGGTTCGTCAACTCGTCGACGCGGACATCCCCTTGATCCGATTCGTGGCCTTGGGCGAGCCCCACCCAGATATAGCCGACATTATTCCTACCGAAGCACTGATAAAAGCGCGGCCGGTGAGCAGTAGGGGTGGAAGCGTCGACCCTAAGATCGTTGCACCACGTCAGCCAGTGCTCGGAGCCCTAACCTGCGTGGACGAACGACAGTATCGGAATGTTCTTCTTCCAAACGGCGACGTCACCCTGTGCTCCATGGATTTTGAACGGAGTCACGTATTGGGCAACCTTCTATATGAGGGTTACTCCGATCTGTTTGAAAAGCCAGTTTTTCGCGAAATCGTCGACCGCATGAATGGAGCGGATGGTTTTCTGCTTTGCAGAATGTGTGAATTCGCCGATCCAAACGACCGGACCTGGGCGGATGCCGGCCGAGAGGGCGTGCCTGGCAATGCGGATGGCCCCACGACAAATGCACCTGCTCGCGACGCCATCGTGTTTTCGCGTGAGGCGCGGCAGTGGGCCTCGACCACATCGAAAGGGGTCTTCGGCTTCCAACCGAGCTTGTCGGCCTGCCTGCCTTGA
- the ectB gene encoding diaminobutyrate--2-oxoglutarate transaminase, translated as MDTDAFTAHESSVRRYCRAFPTVFTKALGATIWDETGKPFIDFLVGSGALNYGHNNPDIMAPAIEYLVGENILLSLDMHTAAKRDFIEGFVDWILKPRGLSYKIQFPGPTGTNANEAALALARKYTGRSSVMAFTNAFHGMSLGSLAVSGSASTRELGGVARHDVIRVPYDGYPSQAFDSASYIDSVLSDPGSGIEKPAAIILETIQAEGGMNAASAAWLTEIQRICRTHGIVFIVDDIQAGAGRTGDFFSFESAKIEPDIVCLSKSLSGSGSPLSIVLIRPDLDIWKPGEHSGTFRGNNFAFVTAGAMCKMWSDRKFTAGVERTAVRLQTHLDRLVAKFPRYIEQKRGRGLMAGLKCRSPAVVGRVHDVAFENGLLIESSGPNRDVIKVLPPITITDAELDRGITILEHALQEQDNA; from the coding sequence ATGGACACCGACGCTTTCACGGCTCATGAATCTAGCGTTCGTCGTTATTGCCGGGCGTTCCCCACCGTCTTTACGAAGGCCCTTGGGGCGACGATCTGGGACGAGACGGGTAAGCCCTTTATCGATTTCCTGGTGGGTTCCGGCGCACTCAACTACGGGCACAACAATCCGGATATTATGGCGCCGGCGATTGAATATCTCGTCGGTGAGAACATTCTTCTGTCGCTTGATATGCATACGGCGGCAAAGCGTGACTTCATTGAAGGGTTCGTCGATTGGATCCTGAAACCCAGAGGCCTTTCATACAAGATTCAGTTTCCTGGGCCGACCGGCACGAACGCCAACGAAGCGGCTCTGGCGCTGGCGCGAAAATACACCGGCCGCTCGAGCGTCATGGCCTTTACGAATGCGTTCCACGGCATGTCGCTCGGCTCTCTAGCGGTGTCGGGCTCGGCCTCAACCAGGGAACTGGGAGGCGTCGCTCGCCACGATGTGATCCGTGTTCCCTATGACGGCTATCCGAGCCAAGCTTTCGATTCCGCCAGTTACATCGACAGCGTTTTGAGCGACCCGGGGAGCGGCATAGAAAAGCCTGCCGCAATCATTCTGGAGACCATCCAGGCAGAGGGCGGCATGAACGCCGCATCCGCAGCGTGGCTCACGGAAATTCAGCGCATTTGCCGCACGCATGGCATTGTTTTTATCGTCGACGACATCCAGGCAGGTGCGGGCCGAACTGGCGACTTCTTCTCATTCGAGTCTGCAAAAATCGAACCGGATATTGTTTGTCTTTCTAAGTCCCTTAGCGGTTCAGGTAGTCCGTTGTCCATCGTTCTGATTCGACCCGACTTGGATATATGGAAGCCCGGAGAACATAGCGGGACCTTCAGAGGAAACAATTTCGCCTTCGTGACGGCAGGAGCCATGTGCAAGATGTGGTCGGATAGGAAATTTACTGCAGGTGTCGAGCGGACAGCCGTCAGGCTGCAAACGCACCTCGATCGCCTGGTTGCGAAATTTCCAAGATACATCGAACAGAAGCGCGGCCGCGGTCTGATGGCCGGCCTGAAATGCCGTTCACCGGCAGTTGTCGGCCGCGTGCACGATGTCGCATTCGAAAATGGCCTTCTTATCGAATCCTCGGGGCCAAATCGCGACGTTATCAAAGTCCTCCCGCCGATAACCATCACCGATGCCGAACTCGATCGTGGCATCACCATCCTTGAACACGCACTACAGGAGCAAGACAATGCCTAG
- a CDS encoding aminotransferase class I/II-fold pyridoxal phosphate-dependent enzyme: MSPVEFTAGAANASHFRNTASVIDRTRMHFERAHQRGLMGVYGRSLEGRAVMITEGERRGDTMADYVRCCYLGLDNHPAIVAGAVAAIKEYGSLHWSCARTRLNFGLVGELEGLLSQLFGARIITYSTVMIANMGALPIIASGHLTGGQRPVMVFDRLAHASLAFHKPVVAEETQVETIPHNDLDALEQLCRKHPIVAYVCDGVYSMGGFAPIEGLLELQEKYGLFLYIDDAHGISLFGESGEGFARSQLPNELGERTIVAASLAKGFGASGGMLMLGTAYQEELFRCYSIPHAFSASPNVAAVGAAMASAKIHRTSELRVRRDQLIDRIALFDDLINTDQRGAPLPIRMINVGDEFAAIDFAARLFDDGFYTSVTFFPTVARGHAGIRICLTASHDLSDLARLCNKIQIHGQSVFTATEEPH; the protein is encoded by the coding sequence ATGTCTCCGGTGGAATTCACAGCGGGCGCTGCAAACGCCAGTCATTTCCGCAACACCGCTTCGGTCATTGATCGGACGCGAATGCATTTCGAACGGGCTCACCAACGTGGTCTCATGGGTGTTTACGGGCGGTCTTTAGAGGGGAGGGCGGTCATGATCACGGAGGGCGAGCGTCGAGGCGATACCATGGCCGACTACGTACGTTGTTGCTACCTCGGCTTGGACAATCATCCAGCTATCGTTGCAGGCGCGGTTGCCGCGATAAAGGAATACGGATCACTCCACTGGTCTTGTGCACGCACGCGCCTGAATTTCGGACTCGTTGGTGAACTTGAGGGATTGCTTTCCCAACTCTTTGGGGCGCGGATTATTACTTACTCGACGGTTATGATTGCCAACATGGGCGCACTGCCAATCATCGCCTCCGGACATTTAACGGGAGGTCAAAGACCTGTCATGGTGTTCGACCGTCTGGCACATGCCTCGCTTGCCTTTCATAAGCCAGTTGTGGCCGAGGAGACCCAAGTCGAGACAATTCCTCACAATGACCTCGATGCTTTGGAGCAGCTTTGCCGCAAGCATCCAATCGTCGCTTACGTCTGCGATGGCGTCTATTCGATGGGCGGCTTCGCGCCGATCGAAGGGCTTCTTGAGTTGCAGGAAAAGTATGGCCTTTTTCTTTACATCGACGACGCACACGGAATTTCACTATTTGGCGAAAGTGGCGAAGGTTTTGCGCGCTCGCAATTACCCAACGAGCTAGGTGAGCGCACGATCGTCGCGGCGTCCCTCGCCAAGGGCTTCGGCGCGTCGGGCGGCATGCTCATGCTGGGAACGGCATATCAAGAAGAGCTATTTCGTTGCTACTCCATTCCGCATGCCTTCTCGGCTTCGCCCAACGTTGCAGCTGTCGGTGCCGCTATGGCCTCGGCGAAAATCCACCGCACGAGCGAGCTCAGGGTTCGCCGAGATCAATTGATCGACCGCATCGCCCTGTTCGACGATCTCATCAACACAGATCAGCGAGGCGCTCCTCTGCCAATTCGCATGATTAATGTGGGCGATGAATTTGCGGCTATTGATTTCGCAGCACGCCTATTCGATGATGGCTTTTACACTTCCGTCACGTTCTTTCCGACGGTCGCTCGGGGCCATGCGGGCATACGCATCTGTCTTACAGCGAGTCACGATCTGTCAGACTTGGCGCGGCTCTGTAATAAGATTCAGATCCACGGACAATCCGTGTTTACCGCAACAGAGGAGCCTCACTGA
- a CDS encoding tyrosine-type recombinase/integrase has translation MDAIGATTPVDIRDRALLLLATTGIRNGELRAIQLQDIDWRAGEVSVRRTKGKRDRVAPPLEETGAALADYVLRARPKVDSPYLFLSFTPPVAAFKCAFATWRG, from the coding sequence ATCGATGCGATCGGCGCAACGACGCCCGTCGACATCCGCGATCGAGCCCTGCTGCTACTCGCCACGACGGGCATTCGCAACGGTGAGCTACGCGCCATTCAGCTGCAGGATATCGACTGGCGTGCTGGCGAGGTATCGGTCCGGCGCACCAAGGGCAAGCGGGATCGGGTGGCGCCGCCGCTCGAGGAGACCGGCGCCGCGCTCGCCGACTACGTCCTGCGCGCTCGACCGAAGGTGGATAGTCCGTATCTGTTCCTGTCCTTCACGCCGCCCGTGGCAGCATTCAAATGCGCGTTTGCGACATGGCGGGGTTGA
- the fabG gene encoding 3-oxoacyl-ACP reductase FabG has protein sequence MTTENTKSMGVAVVTGGATGIGFATVAHLIDAGWRVAFFSQTRERVEAAAVDLRARFPAWNIHADTVDLRDERGVCRFFANVRERWGTVSALVCNAGYSPKGPNDQRVALGHMPLAKWDDVIRVNLTGAFLCCREVLPGMAEARQGRIVLISSLAARTQPKIAGASYVASKSALAGLARSIMSEYAGLGITVNTICPGRVLSNMTGPPERPGNRAALARIPIGRLGRPEDISRVIKFLVRSDSDFINGAIIDVNGGEFAPS, from the coding sequence ATGACGACAGAAAACACCAAATCAATGGGCGTTGCGGTCGTCACCGGCGGGGCAACCGGGATCGGGTTTGCGACCGTCGCGCATCTAATCGACGCTGGCTGGCGCGTCGCTTTCTTCAGCCAGACGAGAGAGCGGGTGGAGGCTGCCGCTGTCGATCTACGCGCCCGTTTTCCAGCTTGGAATATCCACGCCGACACGGTCGACCTCCGTGACGAACGCGGCGTCTGCCGGTTCTTCGCCAATGTCCGCGAGCGGTGGGGAACGGTATCCGCGCTTGTCTGCAATGCTGGCTACTCGCCGAAAGGTCCAAACGATCAGCGTGTCGCTCTCGGCCATATGCCGCTTGCCAAATGGGATGATGTTATCCGGGTGAACCTCACGGGCGCCTTCCTCTGTTGCCGCGAGGTGTTGCCCGGTATGGCGGAAGCCCGGCAAGGCCGTATCGTCCTGATCAGTTCACTCGCGGCGCGTACGCAGCCGAAGATCGCCGGAGCGAGCTACGTTGCCTCGAAGAGCGCGCTTGCAGGGCTCGCCCGGTCGATCATGAGCGAATACGCCGGGCTTGGTATCACGGTGAACACGATCTGCCCTGGCCGTGTCTTAAGCAATATGACGGGACCGCCCGAGAGGCCCGGAAACCGCGCTGCACTCGCGCGGATCCCGATCGGCCGGCTCGGCAGGCCCGAAGACATCAGCCGCGTCATTAAGTTTCTTGTTCGCTCGGATTCCGACTTCATTAACGGCGCCATCATCGATGTCAACGGCGGTGAGTTCGCCCCCTCTTAA
- a CDS encoding thiamine pyrophosphate-dependent enzyme, with protein MLRSRSTLFVKSSNTSTCGAAAPMVRNCVSVVVIVLKNGVLGFQRHAEAMPLGPCTSACHFAPVDHAAIARACGCGATVVRVPDDIGPALEALASERPWLVKVVAAPNAHPALSLFGGAVDQNVVRDVGSV; from the coding sequence ATGCTGCGGTCACGATCAACGCTCTTTGTCAAATCCTCCAACACATCGACCTGTGGCGCCGCCGCGCCGATGGTACGCAACTGCGTGTCCGTCGTCGTAATCGTGCTAAAGAATGGCGTGCTCGGCTTCCAAAGGCATGCCGAAGCAATGCCGTTAGGACCCTGTACGAGCGCCTGCCATTTCGCTCCAGTCGACCACGCAGCAATCGCCCGGGCGTGCGGTTGCGGCGCGACCGTCGTCAGGGTACCGGACGACATAGGGCCTGCTCTCGAGGCGCTCGCCTCTGAAAGGCCGTGGCTAGTCAAGGTCGTCGCCGCCCCCAACGCCCATCCTGCTCTTTCCCTTTTCGGCGGCGCGGTTGACCAGAACGTCGTGCGCGACGTGGGTTCCGTTTGA
- a CDS encoding aspartate aminotransferase family protein codes for MLEQPALPPPPLVGPRSAETFGRARRVFPDGTTRITIERDPIPRYMHHGESAFLVDVDGRRLLDLNGNFTTLIHGHAFPPVIEAVTQQLRSGCCFANPTEIEIDLAELLCARIPHLDRIRFVNTGTEAVMFAIKAARAFTGRPAIAKIEGAYHGAYDWVEVSQAATPQTWGDPEHPAPTLSYRGMPPAVLDDVVILRFNNAEGARRLITEHAGRLAAVLVDPMPSRSGLISPTPDFVSAIQETARRHGILVISDEVLNLRQGYEGASALYGLAPDLFALGKIIGGGLPIGAIGGRSEVMAVFEAASGGPALPQGGTFSANPLSMAAGLAAMEALDRAAFDYLERLGDKLRNGLERIIARHGAPFSVTGATSLFRLHPRRKPPREFRESFLTLQEVAVMTELTRFFATEGIILPKAAAACLSTPMGEDEIAFVANAFDRFLIQRAALLDTITG; via the coding sequence GTGTTAGAGCAACCAGCCCTGCCCCCCCCTCCGCTCGTCGGACCCCGTTCTGCCGAGACTTTCGGCCGGGCGCGCAGGGTTTTCCCGGACGGCACCACGCGGATCACTATCGAGCGCGATCCCATTCCCCGCTACATGCATCACGGAGAGAGTGCGTTTCTTGTCGACGTTGATGGCCGTCGTCTCCTAGACCTCAACGGCAACTTCACGACCCTCATCCATGGCCACGCCTTCCCGCCCGTGATCGAGGCCGTGACGCAGCAGCTCAGAAGCGGATGCTGCTTCGCCAACCCGACCGAGATTGAAATCGATCTTGCTGAGCTTCTCTGCGCCCGAATTCCGCATCTTGACCGCATCCGCTTCGTCAATACCGGTACCGAGGCGGTCATGTTTGCGATTAAGGCGGCGCGGGCGTTCACGGGACGTCCCGCCATTGCCAAGATCGAGGGAGCCTATCACGGCGCCTACGACTGGGTCGAGGTCAGCCAGGCTGCAACGCCTCAAACGTGGGGCGATCCCGAACATCCCGCGCCCACTCTTTCTTATCGCGGCATGCCGCCAGCTGTGCTCGATGACGTTGTGATTTTGCGCTTCAACAACGCCGAGGGCGCGCGCCGGCTGATCACGGAACATGCAGGGCGTCTCGCAGCCGTCCTCGTTGATCCCATGCCGAGCCGCAGTGGGCTCATTTCGCCCACGCCGGATTTCGTATCCGCCATCCAAGAGACGGCCCGTCGTCACGGTATCCTTGTTATCAGCGACGAGGTTCTCAACCTCCGACAGGGTTACGAAGGCGCCTCTGCGCTCTATGGGCTCGCCCCCGATCTCTTCGCGCTCGGCAAGATCATTGGCGGCGGGCTCCCCATCGGCGCGATCGGAGGCCGCAGCGAGGTGATGGCAGTCTTCGAGGCCGCATCAGGCGGTCCTGCTCTGCCGCAGGGCGGCACCTTTTCAGCCAATCCGCTCTCGATGGCAGCAGGACTCGCCGCGATGGAAGCCCTCGACCGCGCTGCCTTCGATTACCTCGAGCGGCTGGGGGACAAACTGCGAAACGGGCTCGAACGCATCATCGCGCGGCACGGCGCCCCTTTCAGCGTCACTGGAGCCACTTCCCTCTTTCGCCTTCACCCGCGGCGCAAGCCGCCGCGAGAGTTCCGAGAAAGTTTCCTTACCCTACAGGAGGTGGCCGTGATGACGGAATTAACTCGCTTCTTCGCCACGGAAGGCATCATTCTGCCCAAAGCGGCCGCCGCTTGCCTCTCAACACCGATGGGGGAGGATGAGATCGCCTTCGTCGCAAATGCTTTCGACCGCTTCCTAATTCAGCGCGCGGCGCTCCTCGACACTATCACGGGTTAG
- a CDS encoding acetyl-CoA carboxylase biotin carboxylase subunit family protein — MPRATRALILVEGHRGIGLRYVQAAQSLGYHPITLSADPARYDYLAAESVETIRVDTDNLDALIHECSRLRATYDIAGITGFAGDDESIYATVGKLCLHFDLPGPNPASIEQCCDKFTQRQLLAEAGIPIPAYRLAANAAEVEISAAEIGLPVILKPVIGSGSIGVRLCSTVDELAEHTTYLLGGKHIWRSSPRILVEEYANGPDYGAYAMGNEIVGIEAAVYGGQPHFVCSEGTFPAPLIDDEYKLMADVSLSCLRSLGLGWGPTSIQFRWTTRGPVVIEVNPRLGGGPQPVHLAYGVDLVTEHIKLVIGRECNLRKSHSHIAAWRSLFPDRDGILDWIHGGSQAAAVPGVAEVKFYVEPKTPIIRKGDYRDSMGYIIAVSSNRSRTKSILQQAIDLIDWSITPFPTEQEQ, encoded by the coding sequence ATGCCAAGAGCAACGAGAGCGCTTATCCTAGTTGAAGGTCATAGGGGAATTGGTCTGCGATACGTCCAAGCGGCCCAGAGTCTTGGTTACCATCCAATTACCCTGTCGGCTGATCCTGCTCGGTATGACTACCTTGCGGCGGAAAGTGTCGAGACAATCCGTGTCGATACAGACAATCTCGATGCGCTGATTCACGAATGTTCGCGGCTACGTGCGACGTATGACATTGCTGGCATTACTGGCTTTGCGGGCGACGACGAGTCGATCTACGCGACAGTTGGCAAGCTCTGCCTGCATTTCGATCTACCGGGACCGAACCCCGCATCGATTGAACAATGCTGCGACAAATTTACTCAACGTCAGCTCCTCGCGGAGGCCGGCATTCCAATACCTGCTTATCGCTTAGCAGCGAATGCAGCGGAGGTTGAAATCTCTGCCGCCGAGATCGGCCTGCCGGTGATTCTGAAGCCAGTCATAGGCAGCGGCAGCATCGGTGTGCGATTATGCAGCACCGTCGATGAGTTAGCCGAACATACCACCTACCTATTGGGTGGGAAGCATATTTGGCGATCTTCACCGAGGATACTTGTTGAAGAATACGCGAATGGTCCAGACTACGGCGCTTACGCAATGGGAAATGAAATCGTTGGGATAGAGGCTGCTGTATATGGCGGCCAGCCGCATTTCGTCTGTAGTGAAGGAACCTTCCCAGCCCCGCTCATTGATGACGAGTACAAACTTATGGCCGATGTTTCGCTGAGTTGCTTGCGATCTCTCGGCCTTGGCTGGGGGCCAACCAGTATCCAATTCCGATGGACGACACGTGGTCCAGTCGTTATTGAAGTCAACCCGCGGCTTGGTGGTGGTCCTCAACCGGTTCATCTGGCTTACGGAGTCGACCTCGTCACCGAACACATCAAGCTTGTCATCGGTCGCGAATGTAACCTGCGCAAAAGCCATTCACATATCGCGGCCTGGCGCTCATTGTTTCCTGATCGCGATGGCATCCTCGATTGGATCCATGGCGGCAGTCAGGCTGCTGCTGTACCGGGTGTCGCCGAAGTCAAATTTTATGTTGAGCCCAAGACGCCGATCATCAGGAAGGGCGATTACCGAGACTCCATGGGGTACATTATCGCCGTTTCATCCAACCGTTCTCGGACAAAGTCGATACTCCAGCAAGCCATCGACCTAATCGACTGGTCGATCACACCATTTCCGACTGAACAGGAACAATAA
- a CDS encoding Xaa-Pro peptidase family protein encodes MTIPKGVQAFPRTEYLRRLSAVKAEMEGRDVDVLLVLDASNITYLSGYTTPSGYVPQALVIDGVAEEPTFILRRCDAPAAMYECFMEQDKIIGYPEALIGNLANDGYDAVIDFLNEAGLAKRGLGIEMSSLPAATSEKFKSRLPEARVVDCTKLVSWLRLVKSDLEIEVMREAAAISDAAMKRASEVIRAGVAEADAAAEIAAALIRGANGKPGTALKAFYLCASPRIGTCHIPWTGDVFRDGSQINLELGGTRHGYSAGLMRTFSIGAPSERLRRIHEAQVEGLEAALAAVRPGSTCSEVANAFYKTLRKHGFEKETRCGYAHGIGWLEPTASLRDGDTTELKPNMTFHLMLGNWIEDDFGYVISETFRVAGTGAEVITNTPRKIFEI; translated from the coding sequence ATGACGATCCCAAAGGGTGTACAGGCATTTCCACGCACTGAATACCTGCGCCGGCTGTCCGCCGTGAAGGCTGAAATGGAGGGACGCGACGTGGACGTACTGCTCGTTTTGGACGCTTCCAATATCACTTATCTTTCAGGCTATACCACGCCGTCCGGATATGTTCCTCAGGCGCTTGTGATTGACGGGGTGGCTGAGGAGCCGACATTCATCCTTCGTCGTTGCGATGCGCCGGCGGCCATGTACGAATGTTTCATGGAACAGGATAAGATCATCGGCTACCCGGAAGCGCTCATTGGCAATCTAGCCAACGACGGATACGATGCCGTCATCGACTTCCTGAATGAAGCTGGTCTCGCGAAACGGGGGCTGGGTATCGAGATGTCGAGCCTGCCTGCAGCGACATCGGAAAAGTTCAAGTCACGGCTGCCTGAGGCTCGCGTTGTAGACTGCACCAAGCTTGTCAGCTGGCTCCGCCTAGTCAAATCCGATCTCGAAATAGAAGTCATGCGGGAAGCCGCCGCCATTTCCGACGCCGCGATGAAGCGCGCCAGCGAAGTCATACGTGCCGGTGTAGCGGAAGCCGACGCGGCGGCAGAGATCGCGGCGGCGTTAATCCGGGGAGCGAATGGAAAGCCGGGAACGGCGCTGAAGGCCTTCTATCTCTGCGCCTCGCCTCGGATAGGTACCTGTCACATTCCGTGGACGGGGGACGTGTTCCGCGACGGGTCCCAGATCAATCTCGAACTCGGCGGCACTCGCCATGGATATTCCGCGGGCCTCATGCGTACTTTCTCGATCGGCGCCCCGTCCGAACGCCTGCGCCGCATTCATGAGGCCCAGGTCGAAGGCCTTGAGGCGGCACTCGCCGCAGTCCGGCCGGGATCAACGTGCAGCGAAGTGGCCAACGCGTTCTACAAGACGCTCCGCAAACACGGTTTCGAAAAGGAAACGCGCTGCGGCTACGCGCACGGCATTGGCTGGCTCGAACCGACTGCAAGCCTCCGGGATGGCGACACGACTGAGCTGAAGCCGAACATGACCTTTCATTTGATGCTGGGCAACTGGATTGAGGACGACTTCGGTTACGTGATCAGCGAGACATTCCGGGTCGCCGGCACCGGCGCTGAGGTAATCACAAACACGCCGCGGAAGATCTTCGAAATCTGA
- a CDS encoding M20 aminoacylase family protein, with protein sequence MYSVDTFRHLQEEATQWRRYLHQNPELGYEVHNTAKFVAEKLASFGINHIETGIAETGVVALIQGEGGEGPTIGLRADMDALPILEASNKAWSSRIPGKMHACGHDGHTAMLLAAAKHLAATRNFKGSAALIFQPAEEDGRGALKMVQEGIMERFNISQVYGLHNSPGTDIGQFAIREGGMMAALDEFDIIVKGRGGHAASPHRTVDPVVTAAQIIVALQTVVSRNTDPTDALVVSVTKFTASQAYNVIADQVEMGGTVRSLTSAVRDLAQRQIRLCAEGVAHGMGAEIEFRHRRLEPLTFNHTAGTHFAITAARGLVGHDAVNDNVKPSMGSEDFAYMLEARPGAIILLGNGSTPGLHNPAYDFDDEAIPYGVGYWVTLVEKILAA encoded by the coding sequence ATGTACAGCGTCGACACTTTCCGACATCTCCAGGAAGAAGCCACGCAATGGCGCCGCTACCTGCACCAGAATCCGGAACTGGGATACGAGGTGCACAATACGGCGAAGTTCGTTGCTGAGAAGCTGGCCTCCTTCGGTATCAATCACATCGAGACGGGCATCGCCGAGACCGGCGTGGTTGCCCTGATCCAGGGTGAGGGCGGGGAGGGGCCGACGATCGGACTGCGCGCCGATATGGATGCCCTGCCGATCCTGGAAGCGTCGAACAAGGCCTGGTCCTCGCGGATACCCGGCAAGATGCACGCGTGCGGCCATGACGGCCACACCGCGATGCTATTGGCGGCTGCAAAACACCTCGCCGCGACGCGCAACTTCAAAGGCTCAGCGGCTTTGATCTTCCAGCCCGCCGAGGAAGATGGACGAGGTGCTTTGAAGATGGTCCAGGAAGGAATCATGGAGCGCTTCAACATCTCCCAGGTCTACGGCCTGCACAACTCACCCGGCACTGACATTGGCCAGTTCGCCATCCGGGAGGGCGGTATGATGGCGGCGCTTGACGAGTTTGACATCATCGTCAAGGGGAGGGGCGGGCATGCAGCTTCGCCCCACAGGACTGTCGACCCTGTGGTCACCGCCGCACAAATCATCGTTGCCCTCCAGACCGTGGTGTCCCGCAACACCGACCCCACTGACGCCCTCGTCGTTTCTGTCACGAAGTTCACGGCGAGCCAAGCCTACAACGTCATCGCGGACCAGGTCGAAATGGGTGGGACTGTCAGGAGTCTGACCTCCGCCGTGCGCGATCTGGCGCAGCGGCAGATCAGGTTATGCGCCGAGGGCGTGGCCCACGGGATGGGCGCGGAAATTGAGTTCAGGCATCGGCGGCTCGAACCCCTTACATTCAATCACACGGCCGGAACACATTTCGCGATCACCGCAGCCCGCGGCCTCGTGGGCCATGACGCCGTAAACGACAACGTCAAGCCTTCGATGGGATCCGAAGACTTTGCCTACATGCTGGAAGCGCGGCCGGGCGCGATCATCCTCTTGGGGAACGGCTCGACGCCGGGCTTGCACAATCCCGCTTACGATTTCGACGACGAGGCGATCCCGTATGGCGTGGGCTATTGGGTAACCCTCGTCGAGAAGATTCTGGCGGCCTGA